From Synoicihabitans lomoniglobus, the proteins below share one genomic window:
- a CDS encoding CAP domain-containing protein produces MDLTHFLDPHTGEEVPWPTYEEAARRIVQQWMDSPGHRNNLLNPEVRRLACGTALSRSALGGEVIHSVQVFVKVASRR; encoded by the coding sequence TTGGACCTGACCCATTTTTTGGACCCGCACACCGGAGAGGAGGTGCCGTGGCCGACTTACGAAGAAGCGGCCCGTCGTATCGTGCAGCAGTGGATGGACTCGCCGGGGCATCGGAATAATTTGCTCAACCCCGAAGTGCGGCGTCTGGCGTGTGGCACCGCCTTGAGCCGCAGCGCGCTCGGTGGTGAAGTGATTCACTCCGTGCAAGTTTTCGTTAAAGTAGCCTCTCGCCGATGA
- a CDS encoding Fic family protein: MTFNWQQSDWPDFRYDQGAVELELRDFADQAGQVAGLLKGLSKGDQMNALVQLMVAEAVKTSEIEGEYLSRPDVMSSVRHRLNLADAPAATTDRASAGAGELMVAVRESWDANLDEDTLFAWHRTLLPGNQRVVVGAWRTHEEPMQVISGAVGKGKLHFEAPPSVTVPTEMARFIAWFNASRSTITAAPVRAALVHLYFESIHPFEDGNGRIGRALAEKALSQGLGRPATLSLSRTIEAYRRDYYNALEQAQRSNEVTPWLRYFVSTVLTAQRDAETVVMFVLNQARFFDRHQDRLNDRQLRVMRRMLEAGPGGFEGGMNARKYISLTRASKATATRDLQALAQLGALQPVGAGRSARYDLNLG, translated from the coding sequence ATGACTTTCAATTGGCAGCAATCCGACTGGCCAGACTTCCGCTACGATCAGGGGGCGGTGGAGCTGGAGTTGCGCGACTTTGCGGATCAAGCGGGGCAAGTGGCGGGGCTCCTGAAAGGACTGTCCAAGGGGGACCAGATGAACGCGCTGGTGCAGTTGATGGTAGCCGAGGCGGTGAAAACCTCGGAGATCGAAGGAGAGTATTTGAGTCGGCCGGATGTGATGTCGTCGGTGCGGCATCGCCTTAATTTGGCGGATGCACCGGCAGCGACGACGGATCGTGCGTCGGCCGGAGCGGGCGAGCTCATGGTGGCGGTGCGCGAGTCCTGGGATGCGAACTTGGATGAAGACACCCTGTTCGCTTGGCACCGGACCCTGTTGCCCGGAAATCAACGGGTTGTGGTCGGCGCGTGGCGGACGCATGAGGAACCGATGCAGGTCATCTCTGGAGCGGTGGGCAAAGGGAAGCTGCACTTTGAAGCCCCGCCGTCAGTCACGGTGCCGACCGAAATGGCGCGTTTCATTGCCTGGTTCAACGCGTCCCGGAGCACGATCACGGCGGCCCCGGTGCGTGCGGCATTGGTGCATCTGTATTTTGAATCCATCCACCCCTTTGAGGATGGCAACGGGCGCATCGGCCGAGCTTTGGCGGAGAAGGCCCTGTCACAGGGGCTCGGTCGACCGGCGACGCTCAGTTTGTCGCGCACCATCGAAGCGTATCGACGGGACTACTACAACGCCTTGGAGCAAGCGCAGCGCTCGAACGAAGTCACCCCGTGGCTACGCTACTTCGTGTCCACGGTGCTCACCGCGCAACGCGACGCGGAAACCGTGGTCATGTTCGTGCTCAACCAAGCCCGGTTCTTTGACCGTCACCAAGACCGACTGAATGACCGCCAACTCCGCGTGATGCGACGCATGCTGGAAGCAGGTCCCGGCGGATTCGAAGGAGGGATGAACGCCCGCAAATACATCTCGCTCACCCGCGCGTCCAAGGCCACCGCTACGCGTGATTTACAGGCCCTGGCCCAACTCGGCGCCCTCCAACCCGTCGGTGCCGGTCGCAGCGCCCGCTACGATTTGAATTTAGGCTAA
- a CDS encoding Gfo/Idh/MocA family protein, whose protein sequence is MNPSARLRWGIVSTGHIAGVFARGLRSSRGGELVAVGSRKIESAQAFAAEHGIAPERAHGSWEALFADPEVDAVYVATPHPHHAGAVVAALAAGKHVLCEKPFAMSLAEVDAMQAAAREHQRTLMEAWMYRCHPQTAKLVAMVREGAIGELRHVQAAFSFNAPFDPAGRLWNKALGGGAVLDVGGYPLSYARLLAGVAQGKPFLDPEALHAVGHVHLEAGTDLRACAVVRFAGNITAELSCGTDVSQQNVVRVYGSAGMIVVPSPYVISRDASPTTLEWHREGRETEVITITPDRGAEKGLV, encoded by the coding sequence ATGAACCCGTCAGCCCGCTTGCGTTGGGGCATCGTTTCCACCGGTCACATTGCTGGCGTTTTTGCGCGGGGGTTGCGATCGTCGCGCGGCGGGGAGTTGGTCGCGGTCGGCAGTCGGAAGATCGAGTCGGCGCAGGCGTTTGCGGCGGAACACGGCATCGCGCCGGAGCGGGCGCATGGCAGTTGGGAGGCGTTGTTCGCCGACCCCGAGGTCGACGCGGTTTATGTGGCGACGCCGCATCCGCATCATGCGGGGGCGGTGGTGGCGGCGTTGGCGGCGGGGAAACACGTGCTGTGTGAAAAGCCTTTCGCGATGAGTTTGGCCGAGGTCGATGCGATGCAGGCGGCGGCCCGTGAACATCAGCGCACGCTGATGGAGGCGTGGATGTATCGGTGTCATCCGCAGACGGCCAAACTGGTGGCGATGGTGCGGGAGGGAGCGATCGGCGAACTCCGGCACGTGCAGGCGGCGTTTAGTTTCAATGCGCCGTTTGATCCGGCGGGGCGGTTGTGGAACAAAGCCCTCGGTGGCGGGGCGGTGCTTGATGTGGGCGGCTACCCGTTGTCCTACGCGCGGTTGTTGGCCGGGGTGGCACAGGGTAAACCGTTTCTCGATCCGGAAGCGTTGCACGCCGTGGGCCATGTGCATCTCGAGGCGGGCACCGACCTGCGGGCGTGCGCGGTGGTGCGGTTTGCGGGCAATATCACGGCGGAGTTGTCGTGCGGCACCGATGTCTCGCAGCAAAATGTGGTGCGGGTTTATGGCAGTGCGGGCATGATCGTGGTGCCTTCGCCGTATGTGATTTCCCGCGATGCCAGCCCGACCACGTTGGAGTGGCATCGTGAAGGCCGGGAGACCGAGGTGATCACGATCACGCCCGATCGGGGAGCTGAAAAGGGTCTGGTTTAA
- a CDS encoding Gfo/Idh/MocA family protein gives MNPSARLRWGIVSTGHIAGVFARGLRSSRGGELVAVGSRGVDSAQAFAAEHGIAPERAHGSWEALFADPEVDAVYVATPHPHHAAAVVAALAAGKHVLCEKPFAMSLAEVDAMQAAAREHQRTLMEAWMYRCHPQTAKLVAMVREGAIGELRHVQAAFSFNAPFDPAGRLWNKALGGGAVLDVGGYPLSYARLLAGVAQGKPFLDPEALHAVGHVHLEAGTDLRACAVVRFAGNITAELSCGTDVSQQNVVRVYGSAGMIVVPSPYVISRDASPTTLEWHREGRETEVITITPDRDVYAYEADALAEAVSAGKLEVAACPWADTRGNMAGLIDWHEQIGVNYLFS, from the coding sequence ATGAACCCGTCAGCCCGCTTGCGTTGGGGCATCGTTTCCACCGGTCACATTGCCGGCGTTTTTGCGCGGGGGTTGCGATCGTCGCGCGGCGGGGAGTTGGTCGCGGTCGGGAGTCGGGGCGTCGATTCGGCGCAGGCGTTTGCGGCGGAACACGGCATCGCGCCGGAGCGGGCGCATGGCAGTTGGGAGGCGTTGTTCGCCGACCCCGAGGTCGACGCGGTTTATGTGGCGACGCCGCATCCGCATCATGCGGCGGCGGTGGTGGCGGCGTTGGCGGCGGGGAAACACGTGCTGTGTGAAAAGCCTTTCGCGATGAGTTTGGCCGAGGTCGATGCGATGCAGGCGGCGGCCCGTGAACATCAGCGCACGCTGATGGAGGCGTGGATGTATCGGTGTCATCCGCAGACGGCCAAACTGGTGGCGATGGTGCGAGAGGGTGCGATCGGCGAACTGCGGCACGTGCAGGCGGCGTTTAGTTTCAACGCGCCGTTTGATCCGGCGGGGCGGTTGTGGAACAAAGCCCTCGGTGGCGGGGCGGTGCTTGATGTGGGCGGCTACCCGTTGTCCTACGCGCGGTTGTTGGCCGGGGTGGCACAGGGTAAACCGTTTCTCGATCCGGAAGCGTTGCACGCCGTGGGCCATGTGCATCTCGAGGCGGGCACCGACCTGCGGGCGTGCGCGGTGGTGCGGTTTGCGGGCAATATCACGGCGGAGTTGTCGTGCGGCACCGATGTCTCGCAGCAAAATGTGGTGCGGGTTTATGGCAGTGCGGGCATGATCGTGGTGCCTTCGCCGTATGTGATTTCCCGCGATGCCAGCCCGACCACGTTGGAGTGGCATCGTGAAGGCCGGGAGACCGAGGTGATCACGATCACGCCCGATCGGGACGTTTACGCCTACGAGGCCGATGCGTTGGCTGAGGCCGTGTCGGCGGGTAAACTCGAGGTGGCGGCCTGCCCTTGGGCCGATACGCGAGGCAACATGGCGGGCTTGATTGATTGGCATGAGCAAATTGGGGTGAATTACCTATTTTCTTGA